The Sorghum bicolor cultivar BTx623 chromosome 6, Sorghum_bicolor_NCBIv3, whole genome shotgun sequence genome contains the following window.
CCGGGCCGCGCCGCCCCTGGCCGGCTGGGCCGCCGCCGGGAGCCGCGGATCGCGCCCAGGCCGCGAGCCAGGCCAGTGCCGCCCGCCGGAGCTCCCTACCAGGGGGACCGCCGCCCCCTGGCCTAGGCCGCGCCCCTCCCCTGGCCGAGCAGGCCAGCGCGCCGCCCCCTGTGCGCCTCCACTCCATTGCCAGTCTCTCCTCTTCCTGAAGAAGAGGATaagaaagagagggagagaaaaaaaaggaaaaaaatggaTAGGTTTAGGGTTTCCCTCTCTATTTATATGAGTTATGGGAAGATCTAAGCCGTCCACTATGATAAACGGCCATAATTGACTAGGCCTATCAGTCCAGCCCATAAAGAGCGAATTTGGCCCATCTAGAATGGGCAGCGCAGATTATTATTACTTGCGCAAAATAGTGGCCCGAAGTCCACTGTAGTATAAAATACACGGCCTGAAGTCCGTGAATTATGTGCGGCCCGAAGTCCgccatatttatttatttatttattatcatCATCGCCATTATTTATTTTCTACAATTATTTATTGCATTTAATTCCGTATATTTACTTTATTGCAATGCTTTACATTTAATTGCAAAGTAATCCTGAAGATTACACCTGGGGAAATTATATAGTCCTGAAGTCTATATTAAGTCGTAATTCTGAAGATTACGCACCGACATCTACTAATCCTGCGCATTAATTGTGCAGGCATGTCGGACATCGCAAAGAGGGATTTCGAGATGCTCGCCGTGGATGGTAGCAACTACCTCACTTGGGCGACCGACATCGAGATCAGACTCGATGGCATGGGCCTCGATCATACCATTGTCCAGCCTGAAGCTGGCAAGGATGAGCGCACAAAGCAGGACAAGGCAAAAGCGTTGCATTACCTGCGACACCACCTTCATCCTGActtgaagtgcgagtacatgacGGAGAAGGACCCGCTAGTCTTGTGGCAGTCCCTGAAGGATCGCTTCAGCCAGCAGCTGACCATTGTGCTCCCTAGAGCACAACAAGACTGGATCAACCTACGCTTCCAAGACTTCAAGTCTGTGGCAGCGTACAACTCCGCATTGCACAGGATTGTGACCAAACTGCGTCTATGTGGCCAGAAGATCATTGACGCTGATATGATCAAGAAGACCTTGTCCACCTTCCACCCCGGCAACATTTTAATTCAACAACAGTATAGAAACTCAAGGTACACCAAGTACTCTGAGTTGAGTGAAGTACTATCTGTTGCCGAGCAACAGAATGAAGTTCTCATGAACAATCATTCTGCCCGGCCTACTGGTTCCATAGCTGTGCCTGAAGCACATGCCAATGTTGCTGAGAGTTCTCGCAACCGCAAGAGGGGCCGTGGAAAGGGAAGGTGGAAGGGGAAGAAGGGTGCCATGTTCAAGGTCAAAGGAAAGGGAAAGCCCAAAGGTAGGTTCGACCCCAAGAAGGAAAGAGGTGACCACAGTGGGGAAGAGCAAGGCGATTGCTATAGATGTGGAGCAAAGAGGCATTGGTCCCGTAATTGCCGCACCCCCAAACACCTCGTTGACCTTTACCAGCAGAGCAAAAACAAGAATAAAGGTCAGCATGAGTCCCACTTCCTCACTGAGCCTGAAGCTCGGCCTGAGAAGCACGACGACGGGGTCGTCGGTGCAAGTGGAGACGTCCGAATGGACGAGAGTGAGGACAACCTTCTTGatgactttgatatatttggagACCTGCAGTAATCTCCAAAGAGTCATGTTAGCGATGTCCACATGTACTAGTTTGGTCATGTATGCTCCTGAAGAGCATTTGTAATGTAGTAGATGCTCCAAACTGTTGTAATGTTTCCCAGGAATTATGTAATGTTGTCTTTATGATAATATATGTTTATGTTAAATTCCTGTTTTTACTTTATGATATTTAACAGAATCTGTGGGGACCCGATGGCGGAAGCGGAACTCTGTCTTGTGGACAGTGGTACCACCAATACGATACTCAGGGATACTAGATATTTCCAAACATTAACAAAGAAAAGTGGAAATATTATGACCATTGCCGGAAGCAATGCTCATATTGTGGGCACCGGAAGTGTCACACTAGTTCTCCCTATGGGTACTCAAATCTTTGTAAAGGATGCACTATTGTATCCCGACTCAAAGCGCACGCTTTTGAGCTTCAAAGATGTCCGTGCGAATGGTTTCCATGTAGAAACCGAGATCGAGCAAGGTGCTGAATACATGCTGATCACTAAATTCGACGGGTACCAAAAGCGAGTGGTGGAAAAGTTCCCTTCATCGCCAACGGGTTTGTACTATACGTACATAAAGCCCACAGACGAGTATGTTGCGATGAAGACCATATTCAGAAACACAGAATCGTTTCGAATATGGCATGACCGCTTAGGTCATCCTGGGTCGGGAATGATGAGAAGAATCATCAACAATTCTGCTGGCCATGATGTCAGAGGCTTCCCAAATCCTGAAGATTTTGTTTGCACCGCATGTGCAAAAGGGAAGCTGATCACTAGACCATCCCTCCTGAAGATTAGGGATGAGTCACCTGTGTTCCTGCAAAGGATACAAGGTGACATATGTGGACCTATCCAGCCCCTGTCGGGCCCATTTAGGTACTTTATGGTACTGATTGATGCATCTACCAGATGGAGCCATGTGGACCTGTTGTCCACTAGAAACCATGCTTTCTCAAAGCTCATTGCCCAGATAATCAGGCTAAAGGCAAGTTTCCCTGATAACCGCATCCAGTCCATTCGGATGGATAATGCTGGTGAGTTCAGGTCAAAAGCTTTTGATGATTATTGCTTAGCCCTGGGCATTAATTTAGAGCATTCAGTACCACATGTCCACACACAAAATGGTCTAGCTGAGTCCTTGAtcaagaggatcaagtggattGCTAGGCCCTTGCTGCAGAATTGTAAGCTGCCAACCAGTTGTTAGGGCCATGCGGTGTTGCATGCTGCAGCACTGATCCAACTCAGGCCAACTGCATACCATGATACATCCCCCTTACAGTTAGTGCGTGGGAAAGAACTGAGTATTTCCCATCTGCGAATATTTGGCTGCGCAGTGTACGTGCCAATACCACCACCCCAGCGTACTGCTCTGGGACCCCACCAGAAGTTGGGGATATATGTTGGTTATGTGACTCCGTCCATAATCAAATATTTAGAGCCTATGACTGGGGATCTTCATACGGCTCGGTACGCTGATTGTGTCTTCGATGAAGACCATTTCCTAGCATTAGGGGGAGATAGGCATCCAGAAGAATGCCGGGAAATTGAATGGAATGCATCAGGGATGCAATCCTTAGACCCACGCACTAGCGAATCTGAACTGGAAGTTCAGAGAATTATTCATTTGCAAGGTCTTGCAAATGAGCTGCCAGATGCCTTCACTGATCACAAAAGGGTGACAAGGTCGCATATACCTGCAGTAAATGCGCCGGAGAGAGTTCAGGTACCCCTAAAGGCTACCAACTCTATAGTCTCCCCTAATCCTAGGAAGAGGGGGAGACCTCCGGGTGCTTAGGACAAGGTCCCGCGGAGACGTCCGCAGAGGCGACGGTCTGAGACACTTGCACCACTCGAAGAATCAGTTGAAGAGGCTCGACCCGAAGTCGAGAATGCCCCAGAAGTGGCAACTCAACCTGAAGTTGAGGAGGTCCCTGAAGGACACCATCCTGAAGATGGAAATCCCAATGCGTCGCGCGCACATCATCGCATTGGAAGATCGGAACGCCCCAACTCAATCGTTACGGGAAATCACGATGAGTGGGAGGACGATCATGAAGAGATCGCCACTAATTATGTGGAATCAGGAGAGTCATATCATAGAAAGACCACTATTGTCGACATATATTTTGCCTCAAAAATTGCTGACTCAATGGATCCAGATCCAGAACCAAAGTCCATGATAGTGTGCCGGAAGCGCTTAGACTGGGATAAATGGAAAGCAGCAATTGAGGCTGAGTTGCGCTCGCTTTGCCAAAGAGAGGTTTTTGGGCCTGCAGTCCCAACACCTCCAAAGGTCATCCCTGTAGGATGCAAATGGGTCTTTCTCCGGAAGAGGAATGAACATGGCGAGGTGGTAAGATACAAAGCGAGGCTAGTGGCACAAGGGTTCACGCAGAGACCCGGCATCAATTACGATGAAACTTACTCTCCTGTTATGAGTGGCATAACGTTCCGATACCTTATATCTATGGCAGCtaacttaaatttgaaaatgcaGTTGATGGATGTTGTGACCGCATACTTGTATGGGTCACTTGATTCAGAAATATACATGAGAGTCCCTGAAGGGCTCAAGATCCCTGGACCGAATCAAAACCGCAACATGTTCAGCATCCGCCTGCAGCGGTCATTGTATGGGTTGAAACAATCTGGAAGGATGTGGTTCAACCGACTGAGTAACTTTCTCCTGCAGAGAGGTTACATCAATAATGATGATTGTCCCTGTGTCTTCATAAAGAAATCCAATGATGGATTTTGTATCATCTCCGTTTATGTCGATGATTTGAATATCGTCGGGACTACAAGAGACATTGAGGAAGCAATGGCTTACCTCAAGGCGGAGTTTGAGATGAAAGACTTGGGCAAGACCAAGTTTTGTTTCACCTCCCTGAAGGAGTGTTTGTACACCAGTCCACTTATACTAAGAGGGTACTTGAAAAATTCAATATGAGCAAGTGCCACCCTCTTAAGACCCCCATGGTAGTCCGATCCCTGGAAGCGGATAAGGACCCATTTAGACCAAAGGGCGATGATGAGGAAGTATTGGGACCCGAAGTTCCATACTTAAGTGCCATTGGAGCACTGATGTACCTTGCAAACTGCACTAGGCCTGACATTGCGTTTTCAGTAAATCTGTTGGCAAGGTACAGTGCTGCCCCAACCAGGAGACATTGGGTTGGTGTCAAAACCATCTTGAGGTACCTACAAGGTACACAAGACCCTGGTCTATGGTTCCCGAAGAACCAAGCTCCAACCGTGGTGGGATATGTGGATGCTAGCTATATGTCTGACCCGCATAATGCCAGATCACAGACTGGTTTTGTCTTCCTCTGTGGTGGTGCAGCCATTTCCTGGCGGTCTGTAAAGCAGACCCTAGTTGCCACATCGACTAACCACTCAGAGATAATAGCTCTGTATGAGGCTGCACgagagtgtgtttggttgcgaCGAATGATTAATCACATCCAGAAGTCATGTGGTTTGAATGTCGCTGATACCCCCACCATTATCTATGAGGATAATGCAGCTTGTGTTGCACAGATGCATATGGGTTATGTCAAGAGCAATCTCACAAAGCATATTGCTCCGAAGTTCTTTTATCCCCATGAGCTCCAGAAGAGCGGGGAGATAAATATCCTGCAAGCAAGATCGTGCGATAACCTCGCAGATCTTTTCACAAAGTCTCTACCCGCCTCTAGCTTCTATAAGTGCATCCATGGAATTGGTATGAGGCGGCTTAGAGAGTTGCAGGGTCTAGGGGGAGACCAGTCCCAAAGACACAATCCATGACCGTGGTCCTGAAGATCACGAGTCGGTCCTAAAGACCGACATGAGCATCAACTGTTGTACTCTTTTTCCCTTGATGAGTTTTTCCCACTGGGTTTTCTCATGcaaggtttttaacgaggcaacAGGTGCAACATAAGCGATGCGTGTGATGTACTCTTTTCTCCTACCCTTTTTTCCCACAGGGTTTTTGGGGggagtttttaacgaggcataCACATAGCATAAATTTGGCCAAGGGGGAGTGTTGGAAATTAAAGTCAAGAAACAGTATGTGAATATGGACTTTGAATGGTGGCCAAATTAATGAAGGAGGAGAGGAATTTCAAAGGATTCAAACACTGTACAAACTTGTATTCATTCTCTTTGTCTCTCTATAAATAGGGAGTCCCTTTCAGCTGATGAGATGTACAAGTGAAAAGTAAGAGTGAAATACAAAgcctctcattctcctcacctcTCTGTCTGTGTCCACAAGTGAAATATTGTGAGCACCTAGTAAACGATTTCTAACATTTGGTTTGGGGGCGGGTCCTTTTTGGCCTTCGGCTTTGTGAGAGGTTGGAGAGCGTGGGTTTTTGGTGCTTTTGGTGTGAGTTGACCAGATTTCACTTTAATTAGACTGTCCTAAAATCTGATTAAGCTGATCACACTTAAGGGTTGTTTActttctaaaaattttacaaaacttttcaagatcttttgtcacatcaaattttgcggcacatgcatggaacattaaatatagataaaaaaaattaactaattacacagtttatttgtaattgtgagacgattttttttattttagtcagtccatgattgaacaataattattaaatacaaatgaaagtgctacagtagccattttgtaaaattttctgcAACCTAACAAGGCCTTAAACTAAATATTGGTATTGAATTAtctattactccctccatcccaaattgtaagtcactccaagaatcttggagagtcaaagcattttcacgtttgaccaaaattatagagtgaaatactaagatttgtaacgtaaagtgagtatactatgaaaatataattaaagaagaatctaatgatatttagttggtatcataataattattattttatcatataaatttggtcaaactttgaaaAGTTTGAATCTCTaacattcttggaatgacttacaatttgggatggagggggtACAACGTTAGTGCTAAAACAAGGCTTTGACGTGACAAATCACAAATCTAGTCCAAGAAATTTAGAGGGTGCATGTGTCCCCCCTATCCCAATGCAGTTTTGCTCGTGATTTTCTCGCGTGTTGTAAGTTCTTTTCGCAGTttgtcaaaaagaaaaaaaatacaacaATACATGACTCGAGATGTACAGCAGATCTTGAGGTTTTGA
Protein-coding sequences here:
- the LOC8080307 gene encoding uncharacterized protein LOC8080307, with product MSDIAKRDFEMLAVDGSNYLTWATDIEIRLDGMGLDHTIVQPEAGKDERTKQDKAKALHYLRHHLHPDLKCEYMTEKDPLVLWQSLKDRFSQQLTIVLPRAQQDWINLRFQDFKSVAAYNSALHRIVTKLRLCGQKIIDADMIKKTLSTFHPGNILIQQQYRNSRYTKYSELSEVLSVAEQQNEVLMNNHSARPTGSIAVPEAHANVAESSRNRKRGRGKGRWKGKKGAMFKVKGKGKPKGRFDPKKERGDHSGEEQGDCYRCGAKRHWSRNCRTPKHLVDLYQQSKNKNKGQHESHFLTEPEARPEKHDDGVVGASGDVRMDESEDNLLDDFDIFGDLQ